CTGGATCTCCTGCTCCACATAGTCCCAATCCCGAGCCAGGGCCTTGCCGATGTTGATGACCATGTCGATCTCTTTGGCACCGTCTTTGCAGGCACGCTCGGTTTCATAGCGCTTCACTTCCGTGCTGCTGTTCCCCGCAGGGAAGCCGATGACGCAGCCGACGATGACAGAGGTGTTCTTCAGTAACTCCGCCGCACGCGGGACGAAATAGGGCTTCACGCACACGGAGGCGACGCCGTATTCAGCCGCCAGGGCGCACCCCGCTTCAGCTTCGGCGTCGGTCATGTTCGGCTGCAGGAGGGAGTGATCGATCATTCCGGCGAGTTCGGCGTAGCTGTATTTCATGGCATGCGAAAGAGGAGTGTTACGAGACAGTGAAAGGTGGGAAGAAATCGATTGGGGTAAAGAGGCGTTTGCTGGTTGACAACCGACTTGGTGAGAGGGCGGGGATGAGGGGAAATGAAGGGTTGAGGTTCTCCTCTTGCACTTGTCCACGCGTGAGCATCCCCCCATCCCATTTCCAAAAAAGCAAGGCCAGCCTCCGGTGAGAAGCTGGCCCTGAGGAAGAATAGAAAGTTTTCCGGTTACAGATTCTTGTCCGTCACAGCACCCTCGCTGGCGCTGGTGGTGAGGGCGGCATACTTGGCCAGCACCCCACGAGTGTAGCGTGGCTTCGGCTGCTTCCAGGCCTTGAGACGGGCGGCCAGTTCCTTGGCGGGGATACCGAGGGTGATGGCGCGCTTCTCAGCATCAATGGTGATCTTGTCACCGTTCTTGATGACGGCGATGGGGCCACCCACGAAGGCTTCCGGCGTGACGTGACCCACCACGAAACCGTGGCTGCCACCGCTAAAGCGGCCGTCGGTGATGAGGGCCACGTCTTTGCCCAGGCCCTTGCCCATGATGGCGGAGGTGGGGCTCAGCATCTCGCGCATGCCGGGGCCACCTTTCGGCCCTTCCATGCGGATGACGATGACGTGACCTTTCTTGACCTTGTCATTGAGGATGGCGTCCAGCGCTTTCTCTTCGGATTCGAAGACGATGGCCTTGCCAGTGAAGCTGAGGCCTTCCTTACCACTGATCTTGCCCACTGCACCTTCAGGGCAGAGGTTGCCTTTGAAGATGACGAGGTGGCTGTCCTTTTTGATCGGGTCCTTGAGCGGGCGGATGATCTGCTGATCTTTCGGCCAGACGATCTTGGAGTTGCGCAGGTTCTGCTTCATCGTCTTACCGGTGACGGTGAGGCAGTCGCCATGCATGAGGCCTTCTTCCACGAGGATGCGCATAAGCGGCACTGTGCCGCCGATGCGGACGAGGTCGTTCATGAAGTATTTGCCGCTCGGCTTCAGGTCACCCAGCACGGGGGTCTTTTTACCGATACGGACGAAGTCTTCGATGGTCAGCTTCACGCCGGCGCTGTGAGCCATGGCGATGAGGTGCAGCACGGCATTGGTGGAGCCACCCAGGGTGATGATGAGGGTGATGGCATTTTCAAAGGCCTCCTTCGTCATGATGTCGCGGGGAGTGATGCCCAGCTTGATCATGTTCATCACAGCAGCACCCGCGTCGAAGCAATCAATCAGCTTATCACTACCCACGGCGGATTGAGCGCCGGAGTTGGGGAGAGACATGCCCATGGCCTCGATGGCGCTGGCCATGGTGTTAGCCGTATACATGCCGCCGCAGGAGCCTTCACCGGGGATGCTGTGCTCCTCGATATCCACCAGATCCGCATCGGTGATCTGGCAGTTGGCGTGTTTACCCACGGCCTCAA
The DNA window shown above is from Prosthecobacter debontii and carries:
- the ilvD gene encoding dihydroxy-acid dehydratase, giving the protein MAKKAASKKPAESLHRKHSAIVVDGVERAPSRAMLHAVGFKREDFQKSQIGIASTWSMVTPCNMHIDRLAKEAAKGVDAAGGKSVIFNTITISDGISMGTEGMKYSLVSREVIADSIETVVGCEGMDGFVAIGGCDKNMPGCVMAMARLNRPSVFVYGGTILPGCVGHEKKDADIVTVFEAVGKHANCQITDADLVDIEEHSIPGEGSCGGMYTANTMASAIEAMGMSLPNSGAQSAVGSDKLIDCFDAGAAVMNMIKLGITPRDIMTKEAFENAITLIITLGGSTNAVLHLIAMAHSAGVKLTIEDFVRIGKKTPVLGDLKPSGKYFMNDLVRIGGTVPLMRILVEEGLMHGDCLTVTGKTMKQNLRNSKIVWPKDQQIIRPLKDPIKKDSHLVIFKGNLCPEGAVGKISGKEGLSFTGKAIVFESEEKALDAILNDKVKKGHVIVIRMEGPKGGPGMREMLSPTSAIMGKGLGKDVALITDGRFSGGSHGFVVGHVTPEAFVGGPIAVIKNGDKITIDAEKRAITLGIPAKELAARLKAWKQPKPRYTRGVLAKYAALTTSASEGAVTDKNL